A genomic window from Wolbachia pipientis includes:
- the nusA gene encoding transcription termination factor NusA produces the protein MIANRKSSVKQKSNKNNIVGSLDVIKTAGELSLQKGLDFNVVIKALESAIEAVAYQKYGSKSKIVVNIDRNTGKVTSYRKLKVIDDESDGEKNTEYESITLTQAKLIKGDAKVGDTVSELLSLNTDLASARIAQQKIAQIIKDEESKKQYEEFKDKVGEIRYGIVKQVEYSDLIIDINGTRAYLPLRNLTGGESFREGDKVKTYIQTVKRSDDGRQIILSRTHEGFLEALLNQEIPEIADGLVTIKGIARDAGSRSKVAVFSPDKNIDPVGACVGVKGDRIKTIIHELNGEKIDVINYSSDLGQFVIKAITPAEVSKVIIDENENCIELIVAEDQLSLAIGKKGQNVRLASELVGWKIEILSTQQESERRSKELSQCSALFAEALNLEEIMGQLLVTEGFSSVEDISSASIKELASIEGFNEDIANELHNRANKYLKAENDRKIEELKSLGMEDDVINLTLSIDNKIALSKHDIKTLEDIADLSSYEFCSILSSSADSKENLKDTVDSIIIEARKKLGLI, from the coding sequence ATGATTGCTAATCGTAAAAGCAGTGTTAAGCAGAAAAGTAACAAGAATAACATAGTTGGAAGCCTTGATGTAATAAAAACAGCAGGAGAACTTTCACTTCAAAAAGGTTTAGATTTTAATGTTGTAATAAAGGCACTAGAAAGTGCTATAGAAGCAGTGGCTTACCAAAAATATGGTAGCAAAAGTAAAATTGTAGTTAATATAGATAGAAATACAGGCAAAGTTACTTCATACAGAAAACTAAAAGTTATTGATGACGAATCAGATGGAGAAAAGAATACTGAGTATGAATCAATTACGCTGACACAAGCTAAATTAATAAAAGGAGATGCAAAAGTTGGAGATACTGTTAGTGAATTGCTCTCTCTTAACACTGATCTTGCTTCAGCAAGGATTGCCCAGCAAAAGATTGCTCAAATAATTAAAGATGAAGAGTCAAAAAAGCAATATGAGGAATTTAAAGATAAGGTGGGAGAAATAAGGTATGGTATTGTTAAACAAGTAGAATATTCAGATCTTATTATAGACATAAATGGCACTAGGGCATATCTTCCATTGCGAAATTTGACCGGTGGTGAATCATTTCGTGAAGGCGATAAGGTTAAAACTTACATACAGACCGTTAAGCGCTCTGATGATGGACGTCAAATTATTCTTTCTAGGACTCATGAAGGCTTTTTAGAGGCATTATTAAATCAAGAAATACCAGAAATTGCTGACGGGTTAGTAACAATTAAAGGTATAGCTAGAGACGCCGGCTCAAGGTCTAAGGTTGCTGTTTTCTCTCCTGACAAGAACATTGATCCAGTAGGTGCTTGTGTTGGAGTCAAGGGAGATAGAATAAAAACTATTATACACGAATTAAATGGTGAAAAAATTGACGTTATAAATTACTCCTCAGATTTGGGTCAATTTGTTATTAAAGCCATTACTCCTGCAGAAGTATCGAAGGTTATTATTGATGAAAATGAAAATTGCATAGAGTTAATAGTTGCTGAAGATCAATTGAGTTTAGCTATAGGAAAAAAGGGCCAGAATGTAAGATTAGCTTCAGAGCTTGTTGGATGGAAAATTGAGATATTAAGCACTCAGCAAGAATCAGAAAGGCGAAGTAAAGAACTTAGTCAATGTTCAGCTTTATTTGCTGAAGCTTTAAACTTAGAAGAGATTATGGGTCAGCTATTGGTAACAGAAGGTTTTTCAAGCGTAGAAGATATATCCAGCGCTTCAATTAAAGAGCTTGCTTCAATAGAGGGCTTTAATGAAGATATTGCAAACGAACTTCACAATAGAGCAAATAAGTACCTGAAAGCAGAAAATGATAGAAAAATAGAAGAGCTAAAAAGTTTAGGTATGGAGGATGATGTAATCAATTTAACTTTATCAATAGACAATAAAATTGCTCTTAGTAAACATGATATTAAGACTTTAGAGGACATAGCAGATTTATCAAGTTATGAGTTTTGCAGCATACTCTCTTCCTCAGCTGATAGTAAAGAAAATCTAAAAGATACAGTAGACTCAATAATCATAGAAGCACGTAAAAAGCTTGGGTTAATATAA
- a CDS encoding efflux RND transporter permease subunit yields the protein MVLLLIVIFIFGSYVYVKMPRESNPDIQIPIISVFVGLPGISVQDSEKLLVLPIENELRSIEGVRELRAFATNDGAHMILEFGTEYDNKEVLDNVRSKLSNIKAKLPVEVESPIINEINLSLFPILNVGLIGNLPERALTEIARKLKKEIESLPNVLKVEVAGMRKETVEVIIEPTVLTKYNIQSNEIFQAISSNNRLVGAGSLENDIGKYSIKILGLLKDIEDIMNIPIRSQGNAVLRIKDIAKVYPRFEDHQGFARINGLPSVVLEISKRNGKNIIDTVNQVKYLMDKAKDQLPENLKVVYLNDQSKNVRDVLDDLENGIIFAVLLILIIMMLSMGTRIAILVALSIPGSFLIGIIALYFMGITLNIVVLFSLIMAVGMLVDDAIVISEYADRKMICGMDKIEAFHTSVRDMFYPVLSSTLTKLAVFFPLLFWPDTVGKFMQYIPITIILTLTGSLIMALVFIPTLGAIFGKPSITSKKEIKKMSAIESGEIKNAGPIIRAYTRMLEKVLDHPKKFICATVFVLFSFSVLYLTFGPGVKFFPKVDSDNILISVKAKESLSAKERDLILKEVEERILSVEKEIHVSYARSGAFSDNIIARIQLELMDWRFRRKAKHILNDIRSSVQDMKGIIINVQEEKLGPSADKPIQINLSGSASNLNLAAEKILKIMDQPSSGFINIQDSRSAPEIEWNMSVDKSKATSSGVSVATIGDFIKMVTNGVLIGKYRPNNTDEEIDIVLRFPRRDRNMKTIDNLFINTVDGPHPMSNIVKYAPEKKVNKLNRIDGLRTVTISADVDTGYLVNERVKFIQNSVAQDWDKGVKIDFKGDQEDQQKSGAFLLKAFILAITLMILVLVTQFNNVYHTFIVMTAVFLSTTCVFFVFFLIQQVFVVVMCGVGIIALAGIIVNNNILLLDAFHHQIKVHKNDIKRCVINAAISRIRPILLTVATTVLGLIPMITRLNINFFTLQITYDAPSSQWWVDISTTIASGILAATVLTLFFTPALLVIQRHEKT from the coding sequence GTGGTATTATTACTTATAGTAATTTTTATCTTCGGTTCATACGTTTATGTAAAAATGCCAAGGGAAAGTAACCCTGATATACAGATTCCTATAATCAGCGTGTTCGTTGGACTTCCTGGGATTTCTGTTCAAGATAGTGAAAAGCTATTAGTGCTTCCTATAGAAAATGAACTAAGATCCATTGAAGGTGTAAGAGAATTGAGAGCTTTTGCAACTAATGATGGTGCTCACATGATACTCGAATTTGGAACAGAGTATGATAATAAAGAAGTGCTCGATAATGTCCGTTCAAAGCTTTCAAATATAAAAGCGAAATTACCTGTTGAAGTGGAATCTCCAATAATCAATGAAATAAATTTGAGTCTATTTCCCATATTAAATGTTGGCTTAATTGGTAATTTGCCAGAAAGAGCCTTAACTGAAATAGCACGCAAGCTAAAGAAAGAAATAGAATCTCTGCCAAATGTTCTCAAAGTTGAAGTGGCGGGTATGCGTAAAGAAACAGTGGAAGTTATAATTGAGCCCACAGTTCTAACAAAATATAACATTCAATCAAACGAAATATTCCAAGCTATATCAAGCAATAATAGACTAGTGGGAGCTGGGTCACTGGAAAACGATATCGGTAAATATTCGATTAAAATATTAGGGTTATTAAAAGATATAGAAGATATTATGAATATTCCTATTAGATCTCAAGGCAATGCAGTTTTGAGAATCAAAGATATAGCAAAAGTATACCCTAGGTTTGAGGATCACCAAGGGTTTGCTCGCATTAATGGATTACCTAGTGTCGTGCTAGAAATTTCAAAACGTAACGGAAAAAACATAATAGACACAGTAAATCAAGTAAAATACTTAATGGATAAGGCAAAAGATCAATTACCTGAAAATTTAAAAGTGGTGTACTTAAATGACCAGTCAAAAAACGTCCGCGATGTGCTTGATGACTTGGAAAACGGCATAATATTCGCTGTGTTGTTAATATTGATCATAATGATGCTTTCTATGGGAACAAGGATTGCTATTCTTGTGGCACTCTCGATACCCGGTTCCTTTCTCATTGGGATAATAGCTCTTTACTTTATGGGCATAACCTTAAATATTGTTGTGCTCTTCAGTTTAATTATGGCTGTTGGCATGCTGGTTGATGATGCAATTGTGATTAGCGAATATGCTGATAGAAAGATGATCTGCGGAATGGACAAAATAGAAGCCTTTCACACTTCAGTTCGTGATATGTTTTATCCGGTTCTATCATCGACGTTAACTAAATTAGCAGTGTTTTTTCCTCTATTATTCTGGCCTGATACTGTTGGTAAATTCATGCAGTACATACCAATTACAATAATTCTAACTTTGACTGGATCGCTCATTATGGCTTTGGTTTTTATACCAACACTTGGTGCAATATTTGGCAAGCCTTCGATAACTTCAAAAAAAGAAATAAAAAAAATGAGTGCTATAGAAAGTGGTGAGATAAAAAATGCTGGGCCTATAATAAGAGCTTACACACGCATGCTAGAGAAGGTTTTAGATCATCCTAAAAAATTCATATGTGCTACTGTATTCGTCCTGTTTTCATTTAGTGTGCTGTACTTGACCTTTGGTCCTGGAGTGAAGTTTTTTCCGAAAGTGGATTCAGATAATATTTTAATCAGTGTTAAAGCAAAAGAAAGCTTATCAGCTAAAGAACGAGATCTGATACTCAAAGAAGTGGAAGAACGCATTTTGAGCGTTGAAAAAGAAATTCATGTTTCTTATGCTAGATCAGGAGCATTTTCAGACAACATTATCGCCAGAATTCAACTAGAACTTATGGATTGGCGCTTCAGGCGCAAAGCTAAGCACATATTAAACGATATAAGAAGCAGTGTGCAAGACATGAAAGGAATAATAATTAATGTTCAAGAGGAAAAGTTAGGACCGTCGGCTGACAAGCCAATACAAATTAACCTCAGCGGAAGTGCATCCAATCTGAATTTAGCAGCAGAGAAAATTCTAAAAATTATGGACCAACCTTCATCCGGGTTTATAAATATTCAAGATAGCAGATCAGCACCTGAAATAGAGTGGAATATGAGTGTTGATAAGAGTAAGGCTACAAGTTCTGGAGTAAGTGTTGCAACCATTGGCGATTTTATAAAGATGGTTACAAATGGAGTGTTGATTGGAAAATATAGACCAAATAACACGGATGAAGAAATCGATATTGTACTCCGTTTCCCCAGAAGGGACCGCAACATGAAGACTATAGATAATCTTTTTATCAATACAGTTGATGGCCCGCATCCTATGAGCAACATAGTAAAATATGCTCCCGAAAAAAAGGTAAACAAACTAAATAGGATTGATGGATTACGTACAGTGACAATTTCCGCTGATGTGGATACAGGTTATCTTGTTAATGAAAGAGTAAAGTTCATTCAGAATTCTGTTGCCCAGGATTGGGACAAGGGAGTAAAAATTGATTTTAAAGGCGACCAAGAAGATCAACAAAAATCAGGAGCATTTTTGTTAAAGGCTTTTATATTAGCGATTACACTAATGATATTGGTATTAGTGACACAGTTTAATAATGTATACCATACATTTATCGTAATGACAGCAGTGTTTTTATCTACAACATGTGTGTTTTTTGTTTTCTTTCTTATCCAACAAGTTTTCGTAGTTGTTATGTGTGGAGTGGGGATAATTGCTTTGGCAGGAATTATAGTAAATAATAACATACTATTGCTTGATGCCTTTCATCACCAAATTAAGGTACACAAAAATGACATCAAGCGATGTGTAATAAACGCTGCAATTTCTCGCATTAGGCCAATATTGCTTACCGTTGCAACCACAGTTCTTGGTTTAATACCGATGATTACCAGGTTAAATATCAATTTTTTTACGCTACAAATCACATATGATGCTCCATCAAGCCAGTGGTGGGTTGACATTTCAACAACCATAGCAAGTGGAATATTGGCTGCAACGGTCTTAACTTTATTCTTTACTCCTGCGTTGCTTGTCATACAAAGACATGAAAAAACTTGA
- a CDS encoding glutamine synthetase codes for MIILSNLSCHAVFGIELEFYIEGIEKEYLFLSSIKNKIASLEFSCEKENSTHQYEIKSGCYTNSDNLIKHFELAKQLLTETVQKLGGNVSFKAKPYLDRAGSALNVHVNLVNSNNDNLFYINEQKYSDYLIHSIGGLCAMMKKHMLFFAPNDDSYLRFQYPDIHTPTTISWGVNNRTAAIRIPYFGNDSKRCRLEHRVPGADCNLEKVLTAIIEGIVFGIENKIAPPNRVYGITSDSQYKMESLI; via the coding sequence ATGATTATATTAAGTAATTTGAGTTGTCATGCTGTATTCGGTATTGAACTAGAGTTTTACATTGAAGGAATAGAAAAAGAATATTTATTTCTGAGTAGCATCAAAAATAAAATAGCATCTCTTGAATTTTCTTGCGAGAAGGAGAATTCTACACATCAATATGAGATAAAAAGTGGTTGTTATACGAACTCCGACAATTTAATTAAGCATTTTGAGTTAGCGAAACAATTACTTACTGAAACAGTCCAGAAACTAGGCGGGAATGTTTCTTTTAAAGCAAAGCCCTATTTGGATAGAGCAGGCAGTGCATTAAATGTGCATGTTAATTTAGTGAATTCAAATAACGATAACTTATTTTATATCAATGAGCAAAAGTATAGTGATTATTTGATTCATAGTATTGGTGGATTATGCGCAATGATGAAAAAACATATGTTGTTTTTTGCTCCAAATGATGATTCATATTTAAGATTTCAGTACCCGGATATTCATACTCCAACTACGATTAGTTGGGGGGTAAATAACAGAACTGCTGCGATAAGAATTCCCTATTTTGGCAACGATTCCAAAAGATGCCGCCTAGAGCACCGTGTTCCTGGAGCAGACTGTAACCTTGAAAAAGTACTCACAGCAATAATTGAAGGTATAGTTTTTGGTATAGAGAACAAAATTGCTCCGCCAAATAGAGTGTATGGCATTACATCTGATTCTCAATATAAGATGGAGAGTTTGATATAG
- the dnaA gene encoding chromosomal replication initiator protein DnaA yields MNLTSPKVSTMFFDQIITVTDHNVTWEKIQNCLYNLYGEATYNSWMSSLKFVSSRNGKVLLSVSTRFIKEWITVHYMKKILSLWQSEDKSIRSIDIQVIEERNSNFNVILKNREESNHNLGSPLDPRFTFDNFVVGKPNELAFTAAKRVAESIDPILGSNPLFLYGGVGLGKTHLMHAIAWHIVNSPSEKRKVVYLSAEKFMYQYITALRSKDIMLFKEQFRSVDVLMVDDVQFISGKDSTQEEFFHTFNALIDQNKQLVISADRSPSDLDGVEERIRSRLGWGLVADINETTFELRLGILQAKVEQMNMYVPKDVLEFLARNIKSNIRELEGALNKVTHTSLIGRSMTVESASETLIDLLRSNHRSITIEEIQKKAAEFFNIKVADMQSNRRLRSLARPRQIAMYFAKKFTQKSLPDIGRNFGGRDHATVIHAVKQVENFIRTDSKFADEINRLKKMFK; encoded by the coding sequence ATGAACTTAACTAGCCCTAAGGTTTCTACTATGTTTTTTGATCAGATTATTACAGTAACAGATCACAATGTTACTTGGGAAAAAATCCAAAATTGTCTTTATAATCTTTATGGAGAAGCAACATATAACAGCTGGATGAGTTCGCTAAAATTTGTCAGTAGCAGAAATGGGAAAGTTCTTTTATCCGTGTCAACAAGGTTTATAAAAGAGTGGATTACAGTTCATTACATGAAAAAAATATTATCATTATGGCAAAGCGAAGATAAAAGCATACGTTCTATTGATATTCAAGTAATTGAGGAAAGGAATTCAAATTTTAATGTTATATTAAAAAACAGAGAGGAAAGTAATCATAATCTTGGTTCGCCGCTGGATCCAAGGTTCACCTTTGATAATTTTGTAGTGGGAAAGCCAAATGAATTAGCATTTACGGCGGCAAAGCGTGTGGCAGAATCTATAGATCCAATATTAGGCAGCAATCCTTTGTTTCTATATGGTGGAGTGGGACTTGGTAAAACACATTTAATGCATGCTATAGCTTGGCACATAGTCAATTCCCCATCAGAAAAAAGAAAAGTAGTATATTTATCAGCAGAGAAATTCATGTACCAATATATTACAGCGCTGCGAAGCAAAGATATTATGTTATTTAAAGAGCAATTTAGATCAGTAGATGTATTGATGGTAGATGATGTGCAATTTATCAGTGGTAAAGATAGTACACAAGAAGAATTTTTTCACACTTTCAATGCATTGATAGACCAAAATAAGCAATTGGTTATATCAGCTGATAGGTCTCCTAGTGATCTTGATGGAGTGGAAGAAAGAATAAGATCACGACTCGGTTGGGGGTTGGTGGCAGATATTAATGAAACAACTTTTGAATTAAGGCTTGGTATATTGCAGGCAAAAGTGGAGCAGATGAATATGTATGTTCCGAAAGATGTCCTAGAGTTTTTAGCAAGGAACATAAAATCTAATATAAGAGAATTAGAAGGAGCATTAAATAAGGTTACCCATACCTCATTAATTGGAAGAAGTATGACGGTAGAATCAGCTAGTGAAACCCTAATCGATCTTCTTAGGTCAAATCATAGGTCAATCACAATAGAAGAAATACAAAAAAAAGCAGCTGAATTTTTCAATATAAAGGTTGCAGATATGCAATCCAATAGAAGACTTCGCAGTCTTGCAAGGCCAAGACAAATAGCTATGTATTTTGCCAAAAAATTTACGCAAAAAAGTCTACCAGATATTGGGAGAAACTTTGGTGGCAGAGACCATGCTACCGTTATACATGCAGTAAAACAAGTAGAAAATTTTATAAGAACTGACTCAAAATTTGCTGATGAAATCAATCGATTAAAAAAGATGTTTAAGTAG
- a CDS encoding metallophosphoesterase: MNVANIFIFLALSLITSFHFVHAQILYTWSQVIPENKLSIRAITDNDMCPIVYVDGEEIEMLNRSSINNGDHNETVCELTVQTSAKNISIEDLRVPILPEKVNKIAFIGDTGCRINMLFQQECNSVDSWPLKKNLDSIALHKPDLIIHVGDYHYRQTKCRNTKKCGDIYGYNKEVWYADWFEPAKDILSQSPFLFVRGNHESCNRAYEGWFRYLDSYPFLSEKCGNFVSSWSLDAGPMKFFIFDSSSGEDIFTTQSTIDAFERQFDKLIQNSSDKPTWFLTHKPLWRSPKKEFLTLKSHGNLTQIEAFGDKFPSNVTTIVSGHIHIAQILLMDNVPDQIIVGNGGASLHAQDQEPVYQNVEFDYSNDRNYLAHEVRNFFGFGFAILNLDDYKFTFYSQDNKEIHSAKLTEDFKLKADKTIADSF, translated from the coding sequence ATGAATGTAGCTAATATCTTTATTTTTTTAGCTCTCTCTCTTATAACTAGCTTTCATTTCGTCCATGCACAGATATTATACACATGGTCTCAAGTTATTCCAGAAAATAAATTAAGCATACGTGCAATTACAGACAATGACATGTGTCCCATTGTTTATGTCGATGGCGAGGAAATAGAAATGCTGAATCGCAGCTCAATTAACAATGGTGATCATAACGAAACAGTTTGTGAACTGACAGTACAAACAAGTGCCAAAAACATTAGTATTGAGGATCTACGAGTTCCTATATTACCAGAAAAGGTTAATAAAATTGCTTTTATTGGTGACACGGGCTGTAGAATAAATATGTTATTTCAGCAGGAATGTAATTCGGTAGATAGCTGGCCTTTAAAAAAAAATTTAGATTCAATCGCCCTGCATAAACCAGATTTAATTATCCATGTTGGCGATTATCATTATAGACAAACAAAATGTAGAAATACAAAAAAGTGTGGCGATATTTATGGATATAATAAAGAAGTTTGGTACGCTGATTGGTTTGAGCCTGCAAAGGATATTTTATCACAATCCCCTTTCCTTTTTGTTCGTGGAAACCATGAGAGTTGTAATAGAGCTTATGAAGGATGGTTCAGGTATCTAGATTCATACCCCTTTTTGTCTGAAAAATGTGGAAACTTCGTTTCTAGTTGGTCCTTAGATGCTGGACCGATGAAATTTTTTATCTTCGACTCTTCATCCGGTGAGGATATTTTTACAACCCAAAGCACAATTGATGCTTTTGAGAGGCAATTTGATAAATTGATACAAAATAGTTCTGACAAGCCCACGTGGTTTTTAACTCATAAACCGCTTTGGAGATCTCCAAAAAAAGAATTTTTGACATTAAAAAGCCATGGTAATCTTACACAAATCGAAGCTTTTGGAGATAAGTTTCCAAGCAATGTTACTACCATAGTTTCTGGCCACATTCATATAGCCCAGATTTTATTAATGGATAATGTTCCAGACCAGATTATAGTTGGAAACGGTGGTGCATCATTACACGCTCAAGATCAAGAGCCTGTTTATCAAAATGTAGAATTTGACTATTCAAATGATAGAAACTACTTAGCACACGAGGTTAGAAACTTTTTTGGCTTTGGCTTTGCAATACTAAACTTAGATGATTATAAATTTACCTTCTATAGCCAAGATAATAAGGAAATACATTCTGCGAAGCTAACAGAAGATTTTAAACTTAAAGCGGATAAAACTATAGCCGACTCATTTTAG
- a CDS encoding GTP cyclohydrolase II translates to MFIGNQSSNKVERAISEIRRGWPIVIYDKSNYLLLAAAEALERDLFNQYKLISSNVYVTLTSSKVKYISQNKEHNSKRLLVNNFDELLHLINCSKEDSIKELQCSKTIDEYAVALLKFSELLPYALVADMTFENKHEMRNWCEENDIIVLDTLLVNNFQQNQSVYEVCKTSLFLKQTQEVNIISYRTESGGREHHAIIIGNPDKDDEPLVRIHSSCYTGDLLDSLSCDCRSQLHQAIQMIADFGSGIILYLMQDGRGIGLTNKLRAYSVQRGHNLDTVDANRILGFEDDERSFVVAAKMLKKLNINKIQLLTNNDRKLSELESNGIGVTKCLPLIVERNKYNDSYMETKFGKLGHRLRVF, encoded by the coding sequence ATGTTTATAGGAAATCAGAGTAGCAATAAGGTAGAAAGAGCTATCAGCGAAATCAGGCGCGGCTGGCCAATTGTAATATATGATAAAAGTAATTACCTATTGCTTGCTGCTGCTGAGGCTTTAGAAAGAGATTTATTTAATCAATACAAGCTTATATCAAGTAATGTATATGTTACTTTAACTTCAAGTAAGGTAAAATACATATCTCAGAATAAAGAACATAACAGCAAACGTCTGTTGGTGAATAATTTTGATGAACTGCTCCATTTAATAAACTGTTCAAAGGAAGATAGCATAAAAGAGTTGCAATGCTCAAAGACAATAGATGAGTATGCTGTTGCCTTGCTTAAATTCTCAGAATTATTGCCATACGCGTTAGTGGCTGATATGACTTTTGAGAATAAGCATGAAATGCGAAATTGGTGTGAAGAAAATGACATTATTGTACTAGATACGTTACTCGTAAATAATTTTCAACAAAATCAGAGTGTGTATGAAGTGTGCAAAACATCATTATTTTTAAAACAGACTCAAGAAGTAAATATCATATCTTATAGAACAGAAAGTGGTGGAAGAGAACATCATGCAATTATCATTGGCAATCCAGATAAAGATGACGAACCATTAGTAAGAATTCATTCTTCGTGCTATACGGGTGACTTGTTGGATAGCTTATCATGCGATTGCAGAAGTCAGTTACATCAAGCAATTCAAATGATAGCTGACTTTGGAAGTGGTATTATATTGTATTTGATGCAAGATGGAAGAGGCATTGGTTTAACTAATAAGTTAAGAGCGTACAGTGTGCAAAGAGGACATAATCTTGATACTGTTGATGCAAATAGAATATTGGGTTTTGAAGATGATGAAAGGAGTTTTGTTGTTGCAGCTAAAATGCTTAAGAAATTGAACATTAACAAGATCCAATTACTTACAAACAATGATAGGAAATTATCAGAATTGGAAAGTAATGGTATAGGAGTTACAAAGTGTCTACCACTTATTGTGGAACGTAATAAATATAACGATTCATATATGGAGACAAAGTTTGGTAAGTTAGGCCATAGATTAAGAGTTTTTTAG
- a CDS encoding type IV secretion system protein — protein MLRFFKREKSAELLDKDINWNSNRYSTVVAQRNILLLFALILLATISISILVIFKISTSSTIEPFVIEIDKKSGIVQLVDPVTVKQYSADEALNDYFISEYIKAREVFDPHHYNYNYYTKVRLFSSPNVYNEFRNYVGSQNMDDLFNLYSDTKSEFKIRSIQKLGNDALQVRFFVEFIRKDGSSTRKNKIVIMSYRYASLEMDDQQRYINPLGFQVISYRVDDEYV, from the coding sequence ATGCTAAGATTTTTTAAGCGAGAAAAAAGTGCTGAATTGTTAGATAAGGATATAAATTGGAATTCAAACCGCTACAGCACAGTTGTTGCTCAAAGGAATATTCTACTTTTATTTGCATTAATATTATTAGCAACGATCTCTATCAGCATATTAGTCATATTTAAAATTAGCACAAGTAGCACTATTGAGCCATTTGTTATAGAAATTGACAAGAAATCGGGAATAGTGCAATTAGTTGATCCTGTCACAGTAAAGCAGTATTCTGCAGATGAAGCGCTAAACGATTATTTTATTTCAGAGTATATAAAAGCAAGGGAGGTTTTTGATCCACATCATTATAATTATAACTATTATACAAAGGTGAGGTTGTTTTCCTCACCTAATGTGTATAATGAATTTAGAAATTATGTAGGATCACAGAATATGGATGATCTTTTTAATTTATACTCAGATACCAAAAGTGAATTTAAAATTCGCTCAATTCAAAAATTGGGTAACGATGCTCTTCAGGTGAGGTTTTTTGTGGAATTTATACGGAAAGATGGAAGTTCCACAAGAAAAAATAAGATAGTTATTATGTCATATAGATATGCATCGCTTGAAATGGATGATCAGCAAAGATATATTAACCCATTAGGATTTCAAGTTATTTCATATAGAGTAGATGATGAATATGTATAG
- the virB9 gene encoding P-type conjugative transfer protein VirB9 codes for MNMYRILLVLALLVSGNLNASINYNEPISVDSRIKTFVYSPNEVFTVVFSQGYYSYIEFAEGEKVKNIAVGDASSWKINPYDNKLLIMPFEVSSRTNMIITTTKKRNYIFDLISRPNYDKYPDTDAKKVGHDYSAEKDISYVVRFYYPQEEGEFDVDLDEVSLPTQMQYTTDKPEKIIQENDTKYNYTYIDEGGNADIVPIELFDDGYLTYLKFRNNNKIPQIFVEEEDKPCKRLLFDDYVIIKGVHKKLFMRYEDGEVEIINRSL; via the coding sequence ATGAATATGTATAGGATATTATTAGTTTTAGCTTTACTTGTAAGTGGCAATTTAAACGCATCCATTAATTATAATGAGCCTATTTCTGTAGATAGTAGAATAAAGACTTTTGTGTATAGCCCTAATGAAGTATTTACGGTGGTTTTTAGTCAGGGTTACTATTCTTATATTGAATTTGCGGAAGGAGAAAAAGTTAAAAATATCGCTGTTGGTGATGCATCAAGTTGGAAAATTAATCCTTATGACAATAAATTGCTTATCATGCCATTTGAAGTTAGTAGCCGCACTAACATGATTATTACGACAACTAAAAAAAGAAATTACATTTTTGATTTAATCTCAAGGCCAAACTACGATAAATACCCAGATACTGATGCTAAGAAAGTGGGTCACGATTATTCTGCTGAAAAGGATATATCTTACGTAGTACGTTTTTATTATCCTCAAGAAGAAGGTGAATTTGATGTTGATTTAGATGAGGTTTCTTTACCTACTCAAATGCAATATACTACAGACAAGCCAGAAAAAATAATACAAGAAAATGATACGAAGTACAATTATACATATATTGATGAAGGTGGTAATGCGGATATAGTTCCGATTGAGCTATTTGATGATGGTTATTTAACCTATTTAAAATTTAGAAATAATAATAAAATACCTCAGATTTTTGTAGAAGAGGAGGATAAACCTTGTAAAAGGCTGTTATTTGATGATTATGTTATAATAAAAGGAGTACATAAAAAGCTATTTATGCGTTATGAAGATGGTGAAGTTGAAATTATAAATAGGTCACTTTAG